In Actinomycetes bacterium, the genomic window ACGGCGCGGACGGCCTCGATCGCCGCGACGGCCACCGGCTGGTGCAGCCGGGACAGCGGCACCAGCTCGCGCAGGTCGGCCAGCAGCGCGTCGTCCACGACCTCCGGGTCGACGTGGTGCGGGCCGCCGTGGACCACGCGGTGACCCACCGCGTCGACCGGCTGGTCTCCGAGCATCGCGGTCACCGCCGGGCCGACGTCGTCGGGCACGGTGTCGACCGTGGCGAGCGGGGTGTCGTCGGCGTCGAGGACACGCAGCTTGACGCTGCTCGAGCCGGTGTTGACCGTGAGGACGCGCACCCGCCTACCCTGGCGAAGACCAACGGCCGGGGGAACCCCGCGCCCCGCGTGGCGGAAAGGTGTCAGGTGCCGGGAGAAGACCTCGACGAGCTCCTCCAGACGGTCCTCGGGCGGGTCGGCGAGGTCGTGGACGCCCGCGACCGCCTGCAGGGGCTGCTCGAGGCGGTCGTCGCGCTGGCGGGCGACCTCTCGCTGCCCAGCGTCCTGGAGCGGATCGTGCGTACGGCGAGCGAGCTCGTCGGGGCACGGTACGCCGCCCTGGGGGTGCTCGCGACGACGGACCTCGGGGTGGAGCGGCGGCTGCGCGAGTTCGTGACCTGGGGCCTGACCGACGACGAGCGGCGGGCCATCGGCGACCTGCCGCGCGGGCACGGGCTGCTGGGCGCCATCATCGACGACCCGCACCCCGTGCGCCTCAACGTCATCGGGGACGACTCGCGCAGCCACGGCTTCCCGCCGCACCACCCGCCGATGAGCACCTTCCTCGGGGTCCCGGTGCGGATCCGGGACACCGTGTTCGGCAACCTCTACCTGACCGAGAAGCAGGGCGGCTTCACCGAGGAGGACGAGCGGGTGGCCGTCGCGCTCGCCGCCGCGGCCGGCGTGGTCATCGAGAACGCCCGGCTCTACGAGGAGGCGGCCAGGCGCCAGCGCTGGCTCGAGGCGGCAGCCGAGATCACCACCGCCCTGCTCGGCGACATCAGCCGTGAGGAGGTGCTGCAGCTGGTGGCCGACCGGGCGCGTGAGGTCTCCCGAGCCCACCTGTCGACGGTGGCGCTGGTCGACGAGGACGCGGACCGGCTGGTCGTCGAGGTCGTGTCGGGCGAGGTGGACGGCGGCTGCCTCGGGGCGATCCTGCCGGCCGACTCCGGTGTGGCTGCGGCAGTCATGCGCACGGGCGAGGAGGTGGTCCTCGACGACCCGTCGGCGGTGCCCGACCGCGAGCCCCCGCTGGACCGCGACGACCTCACCCGGGTGATAGCGCTTCCCCTCTGCGCCGAGGCGTCCCTGACCGGCGTGCTCACCCTGGCCTGGACCAGGGGCGACGAGTCCACGCTGTCCGGCGACGTCCTGCTGCCGGCGACCTTCGCCGAGCAGGCGGCCCTGGCGCTGCAGGTGGCCAGCGCGCGCCAGGACCGGGCCCGGCTCGCGGTCTACGAGGACCGCGACCGGATCGGCCGCGACCTGCACGACCTCGTCATCCAGCGGCTGTTCGCGATCGGACTGACCTTGGAGAACGCGGCCCGGATGGCCACCAAGCCCGAGGTCGCCACCCGGATCACCACGGCGGTCGACGACATCGACGTCACCATCCGCGAGATCCGGCACACCATCTTCGAGCTGGGCAGCGGCCGAGGCAAGATGGTGGACCTGCGCACCGAGCTCGGCAGCATCCTCGAGGAGCACGCGGTCGTGCTCGGCTTCAGGCCGACCTGGCACACCGAGGGCCCGGTGGACAGCGCCGTGCCGGACGAGGTGCGCCCCCACCTGCTGGCCGTGCTGAGGGAGGCGCTGTCCAACGCGGCCCGGCACGCGAAGGCGTCGTCGGTCGACGTCAGCCTCGCGGTCGGCGACGAGCTCGTGCTCACCGTGACCGACGACGGGGTCGGCATCCCCGAGGGCGTGCGCACGAGCGGGCTGCGCAACATGGCCGAGCGCGCAGCATCAGCCGGCGGACGGTGCGAGCTCGTGGCCCGGCCGGCCGGTGGCACGACGGTCCGCTGGTCGGTGCCGGTCGAGCGTCACTGACCTCAGTTGTGGTGGCGGACCACCGCGACCGGGCACCGGGCCAGGTGCAGCAGCCCGTGGCTCACCGAGCCGAGCAGCAGCGAGCGCACCGCTCCGTGTCCGCGCGAGCCCACGACGAGCATCCGGGCTCCCGCCGCGCTGTCGACCAGTGCGGTGACCGGGTGCGAGTGGACGACGCGGCGGGTGACGGCGACGTCGGGGTACTTCTCCGACCAGCCCGCGAGCGACTCGGCGAGCAGCACGTCCTGGCCCTCCGAGTGCCGGACCGGGTCGTCCAACGGTGGGAGGACCGAGCCGAGCGCCGACGTCACCGCCGGGTCCAGCCAGGCGTGCACCGCGACCAGCGGCGCGCCGGTCTCGCCGGCCTCCTGGAAGGCGAAGGCCACCGCGGCCTCCGACAGCTCGGAGCCGTCGACGCCGACCACGACCTGCCCGCCGACCGGCACCGCCATCTCCCCCGGCACGGCGATGACCGTGCAGTGCGCGTGGGTGGCGGCGTGCATCGTGGTCGACCCCGCCAGCAGGGTGGAGAACGAGCTGGTGCCGCGCGAGCCCAGGATCAGTGCGCGAGCCCTGAGCGACTCGCGGACCAGCACCTCCTGGGCGACGCCGCGCTCCAGAGACGTCGTCACCATCAGGCCCGGGTGCCGCTCGACCGCCTCGGCGGCCAGCCGCTCGAGCTGGTCGCGGGCTGCCGCCCGCAGCGCCTCGACGTCCCCAGCGACGTACCCGCCGGCCAGGCCGACGTCGTACATGTGCGGCTCGAACGCGCGTACCACGTGCGCGGGAGCACCGTGCCGGGCGGCGTACGCCGCTCCCCACTCCACGGCTGTCCCTGCGCCCTCGCTGCCGTCGTAACCGATGATCACCGGCCTGTTCATCGCTGCCTCCTCGGCCGAGTCGGTCTCGCTCTGCTCCCAGCACACCGCCGCCCGCTGAGGGCCGGTAAGAGCCGCCAGCCTCGTCGGCCCGGGACCAAAGTCCCCCGGCCGCACGACCGTCGGCCGTCCCGCGTCCTGAGGGGGCGACCTAGCGTCGAGACGTGCAGGACACTGGCCCCCTCGTCGCGGACGTCATGGCGTCGCCGCCCGTCGTCGTGCGGACGGGTGACACCCTGTGGCGGGCGATGGACCGCTTCACCGCGACCGGCCTGCGCCACCTGGTGGTCCTCGACGAGGCGGACGCCGTCGTCGGGGTTCTCGAGGACCGGCTGCTGGCCGCCGAGTGGGTCGGGGACGCGCTGCGGATGCGCCGCACGACGATCGGCCAGGTGCTGCTCGGCGACCCCGCACGCGCGGCCAGCATCCACCGCGACACCCCCGTCCACCAGGCCGCACAGGCGCTGCTGCGGCAGCGGGCCGACGCCCTGCCGGTGATCGGCGACGACGGCCGGGTGGCCGGCCTGGTGACCGCGGTCGACCTGCTGCGCGCCCTCGTGGCGGCCGGCCCGGCGGAGCCCGACCGGCGAGTACGGCGTGCGCGTACGCCGGTGGGACGGTAGACAGGAGTCATGGCCGAGCCTGACGAGGTCCCCACGCGGATCAAGGTGTTCCTCCTGGACGACCACGAGGTGGTCCGTCGCGGGCTCAAGGACCTGCTCGAGAGCGACGGCGACATCGAGGTCGTGGGGGAGTCGGGCAGCGCCGCCGAGGCCACCCGCCGCATCCCCGCCCTGCGGCCGGACGTGGCCGTCCTCGACGCCCGGCTGCCCGACGGCTCCGGCATCGACGTGTGCCGCGAGATCCGGTCCCGCGAGCCCGGGACGTCGGCGCTGATCCTGACGTCGTACGACGACGACGAGGCGCTGTTCGCGGCCATCATGGCCGGCGCCTCGGGCTACGTGCTCAAGCAGATCCGCGGCAACGACCTGGTCGACGCGGTGCGCCGGGTGGCCTCGGGCCAGTCGCTGCTGGACCCGGCCGTCACCCAGCAGGTCCTCGACCGGCTGCGTCGCGGCCCCGAGGTCGACGACGCGCTCGCCCCGCTGACCGAGCAGGAGCGCCGGCTGCTGGAGCTGATCGGGCAGGGGCTGACCAACCGGCAGATCGCCGAGCAGATGTTCCTCGCCGAGAAGACCATCAAGAACTACGTCTCCAACCTGCTCGCCAAGCTCGGCCTCGAGCGGCGCACCCAGGCCGCGGTGTTCGCGACCAAGCACCTCAAGCAGGACTGAGCACCAACCCCCCGGCCTCAGGTGAGCCGCCTGATCACCTGACCAGGGTGAGGCGCGCTCGGCGGGCCGGACGAAGAATGAACGCGCCGGGCGGTGCGGGCGCGACTGAGGAGACGACGATGGGGCTTCGCCACCGGGGCCTTGACGGTCCCAAGTTCCAGATGCGCCAGAAGCTGATGGCGATCGGTGACGACTTCTGGATCGAGGACGAGGGCGGCTCCAAGGTCTACAAGGTGAACGGCAAGGCTCTGCGGATGCGCGACACCTTCATCCTCGAGGACACGAACGGCAACGAGGTGTCGAAGATCCAGGAGAAGAAGCTCAGCGTGCGCGACAAGATGACGATCGAGCACGGCAGCACGAAGGCGACGGTGCACAAGCGCCTCTTGGGCATCCGCGACCACTACATCATCGAGGTCGACGGCGCGCCGGACCTCAAGGCTCACGGCAACGTCGTCGACCACGAGTACGAGATCGAAAGAGACGGCGACACCGTGGCGACGGTGTCGAAGAAGTGGTTCCGCGTCCGCGACTCCTACGGCGTCCAGATGGCTGCGGGCCAAGACGCCCCGCTCATCCTGGCGATCACGGTCTGCGTCGACGCGATGGCGCGCGGCTGAGACAGAGGCAGCCGGTCAGGTCAGCGCGACGTGGTGCGGGTCGAAGCCGAAGGGCAGCTCGAGCCGGTGCGCCCGGAGCAGGTCCTCGTCGCAGAGCACGTCAAGAGTCGCGCCGTCGGCGACGATCGATCCCTCGGCCAGGATCACCGCGCGCGGGCACAGCTCGAGGGCGTACGGCAGGTCATGGGTCACCATCAGCGTGGTGATCTCGAGCCGGAGCAGGATCTCGGCGAGCTCGCGGCGGCTGGCCGGGTCGAGGTTGCTGGACGGCTCGTCGAGGACGAGGATCTCCGGGCGCATCGCCAGGACGGTGGCGACGGCGACCCGCCGCCGCTGGCCGTAGGACAGGTGGTGCGGCGGGCGGTCGCGGAAGTGGAGCATCCCGACCGAGTCGAGCGCCTCGTCGACCCGCTCGTCGAGCTCGTTGCCGCGCAGCCCGAGGTTGGCCGGGCCGAACGCCACGTCCTCGTGGACGGTCGGCATGAAGAGCTGGTCGTCGGGGTCCTGGAAGACGATGCCGACCCGGCGCCGGACCTCCTGGTAGCTGTCCGGCTCGACGGGCAGCCCCGCGACCTCGACGGTGCCGTGACCGGGCTTCAGGATGCCGTTGAGGTGCATGACCAACGTCGTCTTGCCGGCGCCGTTGGGGCCGAGGAGGGCGACCCGCTCCCGCGGCTGCAGGGTCAGGTCGACCCCGAACAGCGCCTGGTGGCCGTCCGGGTAGGCGAAGGCCAGGTCGCGCACCGCCAGCGACGGCGGGACGGCGGAGCGGTCGTGGTCCACGGCGGTCACCCTCCCACCGTCCACGCGGCCACCGACACCAGCACCGCCAGCGCCGGCAGGGCGGCGGCGGTGGCCCACTGCCCGCGGTCGGCGCCGATGTCGTGGATCGCCGGCATCGTGCCGGTGTAGCCCCGGCTCAACATGGCGAGGTGCACCCGCTCGCCGCGCTCGTAGGAGCGGATGAAGAGCGCGCCCGCGGAGTGCGCGACGACCTTGGCCTGCCGGATGTCGCGGCCGCGGAAGCCTCGCGACTCGCGAGCCACCCGCATCCGAGCCATCTCGGCGCCGACGACGTCGGTGTAGCGCAGCATGAACGACATGATCTGCACCATCAGCGGGGGCAGCCGGAGCCGTTCGATGCCGAGCAGCAGGGTGCGCGGCTCGGTGGTCGCGGCCAGCAGGATCGAGGCGACGACGCCGAGGGTGGCCTTGGCGAGCACGTTCCAGGCACCGAGAAGGCCCGACTCGCTCAGCGACAGCCCGAGCACCTCGACCCGCGGCCCGTGCGCGACGAACGGGAGCAGGACGGCGAAGAGCACGAACGGCACCTCGACGACCATCCGCCGCAGGACGGTCGGCGCCGGGACCCGCGCCACGGCGGCGACCGCGACGAGCAGCACCGCATAGACCCCGAACGCCCAGAAGGCGTCCCTCGGCGTGGCCACCACGACCACGACGAAGGACAGGACGGCGACCAGCTTGCACTGCGGCGGCAGCCGGTGGACCACGGTGTCCCGCGGCAGGTACAGAGCGTGCGCGTGGCCGTCGCTCACGGGCGCGCCGGCTCCCGGTCGTCGTCGCTGTCGCGGCCGTCGGTGGCCGTGTCGGGCGCGTCGGTGGCGTCCGTCGAGGCGTTGCGACGACGTACGCCCCACACCAGCCCACCGACCAGCAGGAAGGTGACCGCCACGCCCACGACACCCGCGAGGCCCCCCGAGAGCCGGCCGTCGCCGACGCCGTCCGTCTCGTAGGCGGCGAGCGGCGAGTCGTCGAGCTGGTGGTCCTTGGCGCCCTTGTCGAGGCCCTGGTCGGCCGCGACCTTGTTCAGCCCGTCGGGTGCGCTGCTGGCCCAGTAGCTCGCCCCGCCGGCGAGCACGACCGCCAACAGCAGACCCACCAGCACCAGGGCGCGGCGGCTCACGCTCCGCTCCGGGG contains:
- a CDS encoding universal stress protein gives rise to the protein MNRPVIIGYDGSEGAGTAVEWGAAYAARHGAPAHVVRAFEPHMYDVGLAGGYVAGDVEALRAAARDQLERLAAEAVERHPGLMVTTSLERGVAQEVLVRESLRARALILGSRGTSSFSTLLAGSTTMHAATHAHCTVIAVPGEMAVPVGGQVVVGVDGSELSEAAVAFAFQEAGETGAPLVAVHAWLDPAVTSALGSVLPPLDDPVRHSEGQDVLLAESLAGWSEKYPDVAVTRRVVHSHPVTALVDSAAGARMLVVGSRGHGAVRSLLLGSVSHGLLHLARCPVAVVRHHN
- a CDS encoding LURP-one-related family protein gives rise to the protein MGLRHRGLDGPKFQMRQKLMAIGDDFWIEDEGGSKVYKVNGKALRMRDTFILEDTNGNEVSKIQEKKLSVRDKMTIEHGSTKATVHKRLLGIRDHYIIEVDGAPDLKAHGNVVDHEYEIERDGDTVATVSKKWFRVRDSYGVQMAAGQDAPLILAITVCVDAMARG
- a CDS encoding response regulator transcription factor, with amino-acid sequence MAEPDEVPTRIKVFLLDDHEVVRRGLKDLLESDGDIEVVGESGSAAEATRRIPALRPDVAVLDARLPDGSGIDVCREIRSREPGTSALILTSYDDDEALFAAIMAGASGYVLKQIRGNDLVDAVRRVASGQSLLDPAVTQQVLDRLRRGPEVDDALAPLTEQERRLLELIGQGLTNRQIAEQMFLAEKTIKNYVSNLLAKLGLERRTQAAVFATKHLKQD
- the cbiQ gene encoding cobalt ECF transporter T component CbiQ; the protein is MSDGHAHALYLPRDTVVHRLPPQCKLVAVLSFVVVVVATPRDAFWAFGVYAVLLVAVAAVARVPAPTVLRRMVVEVPFVLFAVLLPFVAHGPRVEVLGLSLSESGLLGAWNVLAKATLGVVASILLAATTEPRTLLLGIERLRLPPLMVQIMSFMLRYTDVVGAEMARMRVARESRGFRGRDIRQAKVVAHSAGALFIRSYERGERVHLAMLSRGYTGTMPAIHDIGADRGQWATAAALPALAVLVSVAAWTVGG
- a CDS encoding GAF domain-containing sensor histidine kinase — its product is MPGEDLDELLQTVLGRVGEVVDARDRLQGLLEAVVALAGDLSLPSVLERIVRTASELVGARYAALGVLATTDLGVERRLREFVTWGLTDDERRAIGDLPRGHGLLGAIIDDPHPVRLNVIGDDSRSHGFPPHHPPMSTFLGVPVRIRDTVFGNLYLTEKQGGFTEEDERVAVALAAAAGVVIENARLYEEAARRQRWLEAAAEITTALLGDISREEVLQLVADRAREVSRAHLSTVALVDEDADRLVVEVVSGEVDGGCLGAILPADSGVAAAVMRTGEEVVLDDPSAVPDREPPLDRDDLTRVIALPLCAEASLTGVLTLAWTRGDESTLSGDVLLPATFAEQAALALQVASARQDRARLAVYEDRDRIGRDLHDLVIQRLFAIGLTLENAARMATKPEVATRITTAVDDIDVTIREIRHTIFELGSGRGKMVDLRTELGSILEEHAVVLGFRPTWHTEGPVDSAVPDEVRPHLLAVLREALSNAARHAKASSVDVSLAVGDELVLTVTDDGVGIPEGVRTSGLRNMAERAASAGGRCELVARPAGGTTVRWSVPVERH
- a CDS encoding CBS domain-containing protein yields the protein MQDTGPLVADVMASPPVVVRTGDTLWRAMDRFTATGLRHLVVLDEADAVVGVLEDRLLAAEWVGDALRMRRTTIGQVLLGDPARAASIHRDTPVHQAAQALLRQRADALPVIGDDGRVAGLVTAVDLLRALVAAGPAEPDRRVRRARTPVGR
- a CDS encoding ABC transporter ATP-binding protein, with amino-acid sequence MDHDRSAVPPSLAVRDLAFAYPDGHQALFGVDLTLQPRERVALLGPNGAGKTTLVMHLNGILKPGHGTVEVAGLPVEPDSYQEVRRRVGIVFQDPDDQLFMPTVHEDVAFGPANLGLRGNELDERVDEALDSVGMLHFRDRPPHHLSYGQRRRVAVATVLAMRPEILVLDEPSSNLDPASRRELAEILLRLEITTLMVTHDLPYALELCPRAVILAEGSIVADGATLDVLCDEDLLRAHRLELPFGFDPHHVALT